A genomic region of Microbacterium schleiferi contains the following coding sequences:
- a CDS encoding IS481 family transposase, whose translation MSHANAALTPRARLRLARLIVDERWPVTVAAKMFMVSPITARKWATRYRTEGPAGMIDRSSRPHTMPSKTPPELVRQIVRLRWRRRLGPVQIAGELGVPASTVHAVLTRCRINRLSRIDRVTGEPIRRYEHDHPGSLIHVDVTKFGNIPDGGGWRYVGKQQGDRNRSATVERTGAPRSKWRGPLLGTAFLHTVVDDYSRVAYVEICADEKADTAIGVLRRAVAWFKDRNVTVERVLSDNGSAYKSHAWRDACAQLDIHPKHTRPYRPQTNGKIERFHRTLADGWAYARFYPSETERRNALPGWIHFYNHHRRHSAIGAAPISRLNNLPGHHT comes from the coding sequence GTGTCCCACGCTAACGCTGCACTCACCCCACGCGCTCGGTTACGGCTGGCCAGACTCATCGTCGACGAGCGCTGGCCGGTCACCGTCGCGGCGAAGATGTTCATGGTCTCGCCGATCACCGCACGCAAATGGGCGACCCGGTATCGCACCGAAGGGCCGGCCGGGATGATCGACCGGTCCAGCCGCCCGCACACGATGCCGTCCAAGACACCGCCCGAGCTCGTCCGTCAGATCGTCCGACTGCGGTGGCGCCGCCGGCTCGGTCCGGTGCAAATCGCCGGTGAGCTGGGCGTCCCGGCCTCGACCGTCCACGCGGTGCTCACTCGCTGCCGCATCAACCGGCTGAGCCGCATCGACCGAGTCACCGGGGAACCGATCCGCCGCTACGAGCACGACCACCCCGGATCGCTCATCCACGTCGATGTCACCAAGTTCGGCAACATCCCCGATGGCGGCGGCTGGCGCTACGTCGGTAAACAGCAAGGCGATCGGAACCGGTCCGCGACCGTCGAACGCACCGGCGCGCCACGCTCAAAATGGCGTGGCCCACTGTTGGGCACCGCGTTCCTCCACACCGTCGTCGACGACTACTCCCGCGTCGCCTACGTCGAGATCTGCGCCGACGAGAAGGCTGACACCGCGATCGGAGTGCTCCGCCGCGCCGTCGCCTGGTTCAAAGACCGCAACGTCACGGTCGAGCGAGTCCTGTCCGACAACGGCTCGGCATACAAGTCCCACGCCTGGCGCGACGCCTGCGCGCAACTCGACATCCACCCAAAGCACACTCGCCCCTACCGGCCGCAGACGAACGGAAAGATCGAGAGATTCCACCGGACCCTCGCCGACGGTTGGGCCTACGCCCGCTTCTACCCGTCAGAAACCGAGCGCCGAAACGCGCTGCCGGGCTGGATCCACTTCTACAATCACCACAGGCGACACTCCGCAATCGGCGCCGCACCCATCAGCAGACTCAACAACCTCCCTGGGCATCACACCTAG
- the coaE gene encoding dephospho-CoA kinase yields MPLIALTGGIAAGKSTVAARLAELGAVIVDADQVVRDVQGAGSPVLQRIADEFGDDILTDEGSLDRPALGALVFGNPDRLAALNAIVHPAVREESARRFGEAFAADPDAVVVYDVPLLVEARVDDPWELIVVAHAPADLREQRLVDLRGMSRQEAASRIASQVPDEARLAIADVVIDTTGTLAQTLDQVDVLWEALPLRIAARRSR; encoded by the coding sequence GTGCCGCTGATCGCCTTGACAGGCGGAATCGCCGCCGGCAAATCCACGGTCGCGGCACGCCTGGCAGAGCTCGGGGCCGTGATCGTCGACGCCGACCAGGTCGTGCGGGACGTGCAGGGCGCCGGGTCGCCGGTGCTGCAACGGATCGCGGACGAGTTCGGCGACGACATCCTGACGGACGAGGGATCACTGGACCGGCCGGCACTCGGCGCGCTCGTGTTCGGCAACCCCGATCGCCTGGCCGCGCTCAACGCGATCGTGCATCCGGCGGTGCGTGAGGAGTCGGCACGCCGTTTCGGGGAGGCTTTCGCCGCCGATCCCGACGCCGTCGTCGTCTACGACGTGCCGCTGCTGGTCGAGGCGCGGGTTGACGATCCGTGGGAACTGATCGTCGTCGCCCATGCGCCGGCCGACCTGCGCGAACAGCGCCTCGTCGACCTGCGCGGCATGTCTCGGCAGGAGGCGGCATCCCGGATCGCCTCGCAGGTTCCCGACGAGGCTCGTCTGGCGATCGCCGATGTCGTCATCGACACGACGGGAACCCTCGCGCAGACCCTCGATCAGGTCGACGTGCTCTGGGAGGCGTTGCCGTTGCGGATCGCCGCCCGCCGGTCGCGCTGA
- a CDS encoding IS1380 family transposase has product MQFKHAPAAVSAMFDDPNLVSAAGLVPMLRLARSVGLDELAQSRLSVPTDRGANAGSKVMALVAGMLAGADSIDDMNLLRHGGMGRLFDRTYAPSTLGSFLREFRFGHVRQLDAVASRTLVNLASAAPLLQVRGGERVMVDLDDTIVEVHGYKKQGASFGYSGVRGLNALLATASTTSSAPVILGQRLRQGKTGSPKGAARIVGDVLATLRRMNIGSSVRPLLRADSAFYGHGTVGTAIKSGADVSVTVRMDPAVKTAISSIPEDGWETIEYPNAIRDEATGRWISKAEVAEVPFVAFRSRKIAERVEGRLVVRRIPDLNPNKVEQPTLFDFYRHHAFFTTTDKQTMGTVAADKTHRAHAIIEQVHADLKGGPLAHLPSGVFTANSAWLVLAVIAFNLTRTAGLISDRAGRLARATTATIRRTLITVPARLARSARRITMHLPAAWPWQAAFDRLFTATHAPPHVSTN; this is encoded by the coding sequence GTGCAATTCAAGCATGCTCCCGCTGCTGTGTCAGCGATGTTCGATGATCCGAATCTCGTGTCGGCCGCGGGTCTGGTCCCGATGCTCCGCCTCGCCCGTTCCGTGGGCCTCGACGAGCTCGCGCAGTCGAGGTTGAGCGTCCCGACGGACAGGGGCGCGAACGCCGGGTCGAAGGTGATGGCGCTGGTGGCGGGGATGCTCGCCGGTGCGGACTCGATCGACGACATGAACCTGCTCCGTCACGGCGGGATGGGGCGATTGTTCGATCGGACGTATGCGCCGTCGACGTTGGGCTCGTTCCTGCGCGAGTTCCGTTTCGGGCATGTCCGCCAGCTCGATGCCGTCGCTTCCCGGACTCTGGTGAACCTCGCCTCGGCCGCACCGCTGCTGCAGGTTCGGGGCGGTGAGCGGGTGATGGTGGATCTGGACGACACGATCGTCGAGGTCCACGGATACAAGAAGCAGGGCGCCTCGTTCGGGTACTCCGGCGTCCGCGGACTCAACGCACTCCTTGCGACGGCGTCGACGACCTCGTCAGCACCGGTGATCCTGGGTCAGCGGCTCCGGCAGGGGAAGACCGGCTCCCCGAAAGGCGCCGCCAGGATCGTCGGTGACGTCCTCGCAACCCTCCGCCGCATGAACATCGGGAGCAGTGTCCGGCCGCTGCTGCGGGCCGACTCCGCGTTCTATGGGCACGGCACCGTTGGCACCGCGATCAAGTCCGGCGCGGACGTATCTGTCACGGTCCGGATGGACCCTGCGGTGAAGACAGCGATCTCGTCGATCCCCGAGGACGGGTGGGAGACGATCGAGTATCCGAACGCGATCCGTGACGAGGCCACCGGGCGGTGGATCTCGAAAGCCGAAGTCGCCGAAGTGCCCTTCGTCGCGTTCCGCTCCCGGAAGATCGCCGAACGGGTCGAAGGACGTCTCGTGGTGCGGCGCATCCCGGACCTGAACCCGAACAAGGTGGAGCAGCCGACCTTGTTCGACTTCTACCGGCACCACGCGTTCTTCACCACCACCGACAAGCAGACGATGGGCACCGTCGCGGCGGACAAGACCCACCGTGCCCACGCGATCATCGAACAGGTCCACGCCGATCTGAAGGGCGGACCGCTCGCTCACCTTCCGTCCGGGGTGTTCACCGCGAACAGCGCCTGGCTCGTGCTCGCGGTGATCGCGTTCAACCTCACCCGCACCGCCGGACTCATCTCCGACCGCGCCGGGCGGCTCGCCAGAGCGACAACCGCGACGATCCGCCGCACCCTCATCACTGTCCCGGCACGCCTCGCACGATCCGCCCGGCGCATCACCATGCACCTGCCCGCGGCCTGGCCCTGGCAGGCCGCGTTCGATCGCCTGTTCACGGCCACCCACGCCCCACCACACGTCAGCACGAACTGA
- a CDS encoding sensor histidine kinase, with product MGNVGTRSARRGEDRSGRRSTLWRSLIGELTPYRDGTSARVAVLQQLMLGLVVLAVAAFAIIAAIPGDLTLFFTGVGVVFVLTIVTLLVPWNALSPWAVGIVPVLDIVAILLMRAAFPESGLALLWLFPVMWMSGALGLVGYIAANLFIWVSYGWVIAVGQESAFSFALLLLPIVVLAVSTGAYLSVRRFAAQRKLLDKQALVLGQSLERTQHQEQLVTQVLDSVDFGVIRISADGVTITNEAQARMQHALMTADGQNRLPAFDADGQTPLDPERMPVARARRGEVFDNQIVWFGSPDTTRRALSVTARRLRDTQGGDAGVVVISRDVTAERTALFARDNVVASVSHELRAPLTAIVGYLDLALETDGIPEKVRGDLDVAMHNAERMIQIISDILSATSSSKSTVDVTVSPENVDLQRLVIESAAAWQPTALERRITIFTDDVQPTHAYVDPARMRQVADNLVSNAIKYGREGGSVQLAVYGDAVASYVLVRDDGIGLSPDDQNRLFRRFFRASTDVGGTGLGLAICRDIVRAHGGEIIVGSEQGVGTAFLVRVPAQVDVTLPPIDPEEALSISGAITTAGRSDMEATG from the coding sequence ATGGGGAACGTGGGGACGCGCTCTGCACGCCGAGGTGAGGATCGCTCCGGACGTCGCAGCACGCTGTGGCGATCCCTCATCGGAGAGTTGACCCCGTACCGCGACGGGACATCTGCCCGCGTTGCGGTGTTGCAGCAGCTCATGCTCGGTCTCGTCGTGCTGGCGGTCGCCGCCTTCGCGATCATCGCGGCGATTCCCGGCGACCTCACCCTCTTCTTCACCGGCGTCGGGGTTGTGTTCGTCCTGACGATCGTGACGCTGCTCGTTCCCTGGAACGCGCTCTCGCCGTGGGCGGTGGGTATCGTTCCGGTGCTGGACATCGTCGCGATCTTGCTGATGCGCGCCGCGTTCCCCGAGTCGGGACTCGCGTTGCTGTGGCTGTTCCCCGTGATGTGGATGTCTGGCGCGCTGGGACTGGTCGGCTATATTGCGGCGAACCTTTTCATCTGGGTCTCGTACGGCTGGGTGATCGCCGTGGGACAAGAGTCGGCATTCAGCTTTGCGCTCCTGCTCCTGCCGATCGTGGTGTTGGCCGTCTCCACCGGTGCGTATCTCAGCGTGCGCAGGTTCGCCGCGCAGCGAAAGCTCCTCGACAAGCAGGCACTCGTGCTCGGGCAGAGCCTGGAGCGCACCCAGCACCAGGAGCAACTGGTCACGCAGGTCCTGGACTCCGTCGACTTCGGCGTCATCCGGATCTCCGCCGACGGCGTCACCATCACGAACGAGGCGCAAGCGCGGATGCAGCACGCGCTCATGACCGCCGACGGACAAAACCGCCTGCCCGCGTTCGATGCTGACGGACAGACGCCCCTCGACCCGGAACGGATGCCGGTAGCCCGCGCCCGCCGCGGCGAGGTGTTCGACAACCAGATCGTGTGGTTCGGCTCCCCGGACACCACCCGACGCGCGCTGAGCGTCACAGCGCGGCGCCTGCGCGACACGCAGGGAGGGGACGCCGGAGTCGTCGTCATCTCGCGGGACGTCACCGCCGAGCGGACTGCCCTGTTCGCGCGCGACAACGTCGTGGCATCCGTCTCGCACGAGTTGCGCGCCCCGCTGACCGCGATCGTCGGGTATCTCGACCTCGCCCTGGAAACAGATGGCATTCCCGAGAAGGTTCGCGGTGACCTCGACGTGGCGATGCACAACGCCGAGCGGATGATTCAGATCATCTCCGACATTCTCTCGGCGACCTCGTCGTCGAAGTCGACGGTCGATGTGACGGTCTCGCCCGAGAATGTCGATCTGCAGCGACTCGTGATCGAGTCGGCCGCCGCGTGGCAGCCGACCGCGCTCGAGCGGCGGATCACGATCTTCACCGACGACGTTCAGCCCACTCACGCCTACGTCGATCCGGCACGGATGCGGCAGGTCGCTGACAACCTCGTCAGCAACGCCATCAAGTACGGGCGCGAAGGAGGCTCGGTCCAGTTGGCCGTCTACGGCGACGCCGTCGCCTCGTATGTGCTGGTCCGCGATGACGGCATCGGTCTGTCGCCGGACGACCAGAACCGCCTGTTCCGGCGCTTCTTCCGCGCCAGCACCGACGTCGGCGGCACGGGGCTCGGACTCGCGATCTGCCGCGACATCGTTCGTGCCCACGGTGGCGAGATCATCGTCGGGAGCGAGCAGGGCGTCGGCACAGCGTTCCTCGTGCGCGTCCCCGCGCAGGTCGATGTGACGCTGCCGCCGATCGATCCCGAAGAAGCTCTGAGCATCTCGGGGGCGATCACGACGGCGGGCCGCTCCGACATGGAGGCGACGGGATGA